Proteins co-encoded in one Armatimonadota bacterium genomic window:
- a CDS encoding ABC transporter ATP-binding protein, producing the protein MLLVEDLHAYYGQSHVLFGVSLRVDRGEVVFLLGRNGAGKSTTLKSIMGVVPPRRGRVWYKGEDLTGRPPHEIARRGIGYVPDDRRIFADLTVAENLEIATRDGGGYWTLGRVFELFPVLREKQRHKGGHLSGGEQKMLAIARALVGDPELLLLDEPMEGLAPLLVRALEERIAALKATGLTVLLAEQNVHAVLRLADRGYVIDDGRIRYEGTVADLRANDEVRRRYLLV; encoded by the coding sequence CTGCTCCTGGTCGAGGACCTCCACGCCTACTACGGGCAGAGCCACGTGCTCTTCGGCGTCTCCCTGCGCGTCGATCGCGGCGAGGTGGTCTTCCTGCTGGGCCGCAACGGCGCGGGCAAGAGCACCACGCTCAAGAGCATCATGGGTGTCGTGCCGCCCCGACGCGGGCGCGTGTGGTACAAGGGCGAAGACCTCACCGGGCGGCCGCCCCACGAGATCGCCCGGCGCGGCATCGGGTACGTGCCCGACGACCGGCGCATCTTCGCCGACCTGACCGTGGCCGAGAACCTCGAGATCGCCACGCGCGACGGTGGCGGGTACTGGACGCTGGGCCGCGTCTTCGAGCTCTTCCCGGTGCTGCGGGAGAAGCAGCGGCACAAGGGCGGCCACCTCAGCGGCGGCGAGCAGAAGATGCTGGCCATCGCCCGGGCCCTGGTGGGCGACCCCGAACTCCTGCTGCTGGACGAGCCCATGGAAGGCCTGGCGCCGCTGCTGGTGCGGGCGCTGGAGGAGCGCATCGCGGCGCTCAAGGCCACGGGCCTCACGGTGTTGCTGGCCGAGCAGAACGTCCATGCGGTCCTGCGCCTGGCCGACCGCGGCTACGTCATCGACGACGGGCGCATCCGCTACGAGGGGACCGTGGCCGACCTGCGGGCGAACGACGAGGTGCGCCGCCGGTACCTGCTGGTGTGA
- a CDS encoding CehA/McbA family metallohydrolase, with translation MSAMEATLLGPDRVRAGGQTRVELRLRMREPLEAGASIRLRVPLGWTPPSLEGGAGLTRWHVAGRALVLGEVVRRRHLQLNVTGGRLRPGDEIVVTYGAGPEGATVQPWVTDAPCAFEVEVCRHNERRYGPGGSIPIAVDPGPPAYLHVVAPSGARPGIEVAIRVRVLDAFGNLCQACETDALVAGMHSLRVQRGCGEVHVPFPTAGVYRVDVALRDPDLSGRSNPCRVARDAPAIWWGDPHVHTTLSDGVASPDFALAYGRDVACLDFTAITDHDVEYHHAWFTRRCQRLTDEAWAALAETIGRYRTGGRFAVLRGYEWTGRPYGDRCVYLWSDGSAICRYEPNDAATPAELWQTLRRRAPHQALVVPHTPASGFMGTDWTEHDDELEPLVEIYSMHGASECAGGPAEMIGAVPGRYVRDALARGYRMGFVAGGDMHSSQPGNPVLAVGPYRTLRFKPGLTAVVADRLDERAILDAMRDRRTYATTGARILLQFSVNGVPLGGQLALGADGPVVVHGTIHGTAALAEVAVVRDGAPAYVARPLQEDAEIRWEDPAPVGGGGGSYYYLRAIQVDGEVAWSSPVWVNRP, from the coding sequence ATGAGCGCCATGGAGGCTACGCTCCTCGGCCCCGATCGTGTCCGCGCTGGCGGTCAGACGCGGGTGGAGCTGCGACTGCGCATGCGCGAGCCGCTGGAGGCCGGGGCATCCATACGTCTACGCGTGCCGCTGGGCTGGACGCCTCCCTCGCTGGAGGGCGGGGCCGGGTTGACCCGCTGGCACGTGGCCGGCCGTGCGCTGGTGCTGGGCGAAGTCGTGCGCCGGCGCCACCTGCAATTGAACGTGACCGGTGGCCGCCTCCGTCCTGGCGACGAGATCGTGGTCACCTACGGCGCTGGCCCTGAAGGGGCCACGGTGCAGCCGTGGGTGACCGATGCGCCGTGCGCGTTCGAGGTCGAGGTCTGCCGGCACAACGAGCGACGCTACGGTCCAGGTGGTTCGATTCCCATCGCCGTGGACCCAGGTCCACCGGCATACCTGCATGTCGTGGCGCCGTCGGGCGCGCGCCCCGGCATCGAGGTTGCCATCCGCGTGCGGGTGCTTGATGCGTTCGGTAACCTCTGCCAGGCCTGCGAGACCGACGCGCTGGTGGCCGGGATGCACTCCCTCCGCGTTCAGCGCGGGTGCGGCGAGGTGCACGTCCCCTTCCCCACGGCGGGTGTCTACCGGGTTGACGTCGCGCTCCGCGATCCGGATCTGTCGGGACGCTCGAACCCGTGCAGGGTCGCGCGGGACGCGCCCGCGATCTGGTGGGGCGATCCCCACGTGCACACCACGCTCTCCGACGGGGTGGCGTCGCCCGACTTCGCTCTGGCCTACGGGCGAGACGTTGCGTGTCTGGACTTCACCGCCATCACCGATCACGACGTCGAATACCATCACGCCTGGTTTACCAGGCGGTGTCAGCGTCTGACGGACGAGGCGTGGGCGGCGCTGGCCGAGACCATCGGTCGGTACCGCACCGGGGGGCGGTTCGCGGTCCTGCGGGGGTACGAGTGGACCGGGCGCCCGTACGGGGACCGGTGCGTCTACCTGTGGTCCGATGGAAGCGCCATCTGTCGGTACGAACCGAATGACGCTGCCACACCGGCGGAACTGTGGCAAACGCTACGACGAAGGGCGCCCCACCAGGCACTGGTGGTCCCTCACACCCCTGCATCCGGTTTCATGGGGACAGACTGGACCGAGCACGACGACGAGCTGGAGCCCCTCGTGGAGATCTACTCCATGCACGGAGCGTCAGAGTGTGCCGGCGGCCCCGCAGAGATGATCGGGGCAGTGCCGGGCCGATACGTCCGCGACGCGCTCGCCCGAGGGTACCGCATGGGGTTCGTGGCGGGCGGCGACATGCACAGCAGCCAGCCGGGCAACCCGGTCCTGGCCGTCGGCCCGTATCGCACGCTACGTTTCAAGCCGGGCCTGACCGCGGTCGTCGCCGATCGCCTCGATGAGCGGGCCATCCTGGATGCCATGCGAGATCGGCGGACATACGCGACCACCGGTGCTCGCATCCTGCTGCAGTTTTCGGTGAACGGCGTGCCACTGGGTGGCCAGCTCGCCCTTGGTGCTGACGGGCCGGTCGTGGTGCACGGAACCATCCACGGAACGGCTGCGCTGGCCGAGGTGGCCGTGGTCCGGGACGGCGCGCCTGCGTACGTGGCGCGCCCCCTGCAGGAGGATGCCGAGATCCGTTGGGAGGATCCGGCGCCCGTCGGGGGAGGGGGCGGTTCGTATTACTACCTGCGTGCAATCCAGGTCGATGGTGAGGTGGCCTGGTCGAGTCCTGTCTGGGTGAACCGCCCGTGA
- a CDS encoding ROK family transcriptional regulator — MRRSETKSRSWSGRPPADLPSNSLRILSALRGRARSAAELERATGFSQLTVRRHVEALQRQGLVALAGFGRSNGGRQPRLFKLVSDSRLALAIHLQFPGASVATVGLDGRIVAARHVPVDGAEDPVTVLHRLADAAESLVRRVSRGRLIGLGVALPGYADLTRGIALRIGRASAWRDVPVTDSLSRRLGLAACLVHDTAAMALAESEVGDARGQQHFAFVLAEEGVSAGLFLDGTVYQGAFGNAGLLGHMTVRPAGRLCLCGSAGCVEAYASVRALVERSLELGVETAGAPPSHRDVIRFALDGREPFRTVLDEALNLLGIAIANLAKILEVRTVFVGGYPATLPEAVRQQVFDVARAHLQPPLRGNFEIRYSRVRDAGLVGAAIPVIRRFMGTPVATR; from the coding sequence GTGCGACGGTCCGAAACCAAGTCACGCTCGTGGAGCGGCCGCCCTCCCGCCGACCTGCCCTCCAACTCCCTGCGCATCCTCAGCGCCCTGCGAGGGCGTGCCCGCTCCGCCGCGGAGCTCGAACGAGCCACCGGCTTCAGCCAGCTCACCGTCCGGCGCCATGTGGAGGCGCTCCAGCGGCAGGGGCTGGTGGCCCTGGCGGGTTTCGGACGGTCGAACGGGGGCCGGCAGCCGCGTCTCTTCAAACTGGTGTCAGACAGCCGTCTGGCGCTGGCCATCCACCTGCAGTTTCCCGGGGCCAGCGTGGCCACCGTGGGGCTGGACGGCAGGATCGTCGCCGCGCGGCATGTCCCCGTGGACGGCGCTGAAGATCCCGTGACGGTGCTGCACCGGCTTGCCGATGCCGCGGAGTCCCTTGTGCGACGGGTGTCGAGAGGACGGCTGATCGGCCTCGGCGTGGCGCTGCCCGGATACGCAGATCTAACGCGGGGAATTGCGTTGCGCATCGGGCGGGCATCCGCCTGGAGGGACGTTCCTGTCACTGATAGCCTGTCCCGGCGGCTGGGTCTCGCCGCGTGCCTGGTGCACGATACAGCCGCCATGGCGCTCGCCGAGTCCGAGGTCGGCGATGCCCGCGGACAGCAGCACTTCGCGTTCGTGCTGGCCGAAGAGGGCGTAAGCGCCGGGTTGTTCCTGGACGGCACGGTCTATCAGGGCGCGTTTGGCAACGCCGGCCTCCTCGGCCACATGACGGTCAGGCCGGCTGGTCGCCTGTGCTTGTGCGGCAGCGCAGGGTGTGTGGAGGCCTACGCCTCCGTGCGCGCGCTGGTAGAGCGGTCCCTGGAGCTCGGCGTGGAGACCGCCGGGGCCCCGCCTTCGCATCGCGACGTGATCCGGTTTGCGCTGGATGGGCGGGAGCCCTTCCGAACCGTGCTGGACGAGGCCTTGAACCTCCTCGGCATCGCGATCGCCAACTTGGCAAAGATCCTGGAGGTCCGCACGGTCTTCGTGGGCGGCTATCCAGCCACCCTGCCAGAAGCGGTCCGCCAGCAGGTCTTCGATGTGGCGCGCGCGCACCTCCAGCCCCCGCTGCGAGGCAACTTCGAGATCCGCTACAGCCGCGTCCGCGATGCCGGGCTGGTCGGTGCGGCTATTCCTGTGATTCGTCGGTTCATGGGAACCCCGGTGGCCACGCGATGA
- a CDS encoding ABC transporter ATP-binding protein has product MAELLRVDDVHKAFDGFPAVRGAHLSVEAGRVVAVIGPNGAGKTTLFNLITGVLTPDRGRIVFAGEEIGRLPAHLRCRRGLGRTFQLATVFPRLTVFANVQVAVLARQGRSRELLRPATRFGVDETRAILEVTGLLARADEVAGTLSHGDQRILEIAIALGSRPRLLVLDEPTAGMSPEETAATIGLIGRLAREGGLTVLFCEHDMDVVFSVAESIMVMRQGRTIVQDTPDAVRRHPEVQEAYLGVAGA; this is encoded by the coding sequence GTGGCTGAGCTCCTCCGGGTAGACGACGTGCACAAGGCGTTCGACGGCTTCCCCGCCGTGCGCGGCGCGCACCTGTCGGTCGAGGCCGGGCGCGTCGTCGCCGTCATCGGCCCCAACGGCGCGGGCAAGACCACGCTGTTCAACCTGATCACCGGCGTGCTGACTCCAGACCGCGGCCGCATCGTCTTCGCCGGCGAGGAGATCGGCCGCCTGCCGGCTCACCTCCGCTGCCGGCGGGGGCTGGGCCGCACCTTCCAGCTCGCCACCGTCTTCCCGCGTCTGACGGTGTTCGCCAACGTGCAGGTCGCGGTGCTGGCCCGCCAGGGGCGTAGCCGCGAGCTGCTGCGGCCGGCGACGCGCTTCGGCGTGGACGAGACGCGGGCGATCCTCGAGGTCACCGGCCTGCTCGCTCGGGCGGACGAGGTGGCGGGCACGCTCTCCCATGGCGACCAGCGGATCCTCGAGATCGCTATCGCACTGGGCAGCCGCCCGCGGCTGCTCGTGCTCGACGAACCCACCGCGGGGATGTCGCCGGAAGAGACGGCCGCCACCATCGGGCTCATCGGCCGCCTCGCGCGCGAGGGCGGGCTGACGGTGCTCTTCTGCGAGCACGACATGGACGTGGTGTTCTCGGTCGCCGAGAGCATCATGGTCATGCGGCAGGGCCGCACCATCGTGCAGGACACTCCTGACGCCGTGCGGCGCCACCCCGAGGTGCAGGAGGCGTACCTGGGGGTCGCCGGTGCCTGA
- a CDS encoding ABC transporter substrate-binding protein has translation MGQVRRGLVLAVAAGTALAVAVAAAGVAGPAPRLERNIKVGIVDTYSGPPAVFGNDALNGFKLALADINREGVLGAKIEFVTRDERFSPEIGLSMARELVLQERVDLLVGTINSATALAISAFAREQRMPFIVWISKSEAITGAKGHRYVFSTGENTAMAGKALAEALAKKGYTRYWLGAEDYEYGHAITNSFWRFTKRVKPDATLAGQTWWRLGEIDLVPYLTQIMQARPEVVFFGTGGAGMANVLRTMRVLGFAARVPAAIHTAIDHAVLRPLGPNAPEGVFGTIDYLFYYPESPANQAFVRAFQAAYGGPPGFPAFHGYITAHFIAEAYRKARTLDREKFIDALEGLRIATPVGPVEMRPCDHQAVLPLFFGVTKKTPQFEFLVASDIVTIPGPEVMPTCDDIRRARGQ, from the coding sequence ATGGGGCAGGTCAGGCGCGGTCTGGTCCTCGCCGTGGCGGCAGGGACGGCGCTGGCGGTGGCGGTGGCCGCCGCCGGCGTGGCGGGCCCGGCCCCGCGGCTGGAGCGCAACATCAAGGTCGGCATCGTCGACACCTACAGCGGGCCGCCGGCGGTCTTCGGCAACGACGCGCTCAACGGGTTCAAGCTGGCCCTGGCCGACATCAACCGCGAGGGCGTGCTCGGCGCGAAGATCGAGTTCGTCACGCGCGACGAGCGTTTCTCGCCGGAGATCGGGCTCAGCATGGCCCGCGAGCTGGTGCTGCAGGAGCGGGTGGATCTGCTGGTGGGCACCATCAACAGCGCCACCGCGCTGGCCATCTCGGCATTCGCCCGGGAGCAGCGCATGCCGTTCATCGTGTGGATCTCCAAGAGCGAGGCGATCACCGGGGCCAAGGGCCACCGCTACGTCTTCTCCACCGGTGAGAACACGGCCATGGCGGGCAAGGCGCTCGCCGAGGCCCTGGCGAAGAAGGGCTACACGCGGTACTGGCTGGGGGCCGAGGACTACGAGTACGGCCACGCCATCACCAACTCGTTCTGGCGCTTCACCAAGCGGGTCAAGCCCGATGCCACCCTGGCGGGCCAGACGTGGTGGCGCCTGGGCGAGATCGACCTGGTCCCCTACCTGACGCAGATCATGCAGGCCCGGCCCGAGGTGGTGTTCTTCGGCACCGGCGGCGCGGGCATGGCCAACGTCCTGCGCACGATGCGCGTGCTGGGGTTCGCAGCCCGCGTGCCCGCTGCGATCCACACCGCCATCGACCACGCCGTGCTGCGGCCGCTGGGCCCCAACGCGCCCGAGGGGGTCTTTGGCACCATCGACTACCTGTTCTACTACCCCGAGTCGCCCGCCAACCAGGCGTTCGTGCGGGCGTTCCAGGCGGCCTACGGCGGCCCGCCGGGCTTCCCCGCCTTCCACGGCTACATCACCGCCCACTTCATCGCCGAGGCGTACAGGAAGGCGCGCACGCTGGACCGCGAGAAGTTCATCGACGCGCTGGAGGGCCTGCGGATCGCCACGCCCGTCGGCCCGGTGGAGATGCGGCCCTGCGACCACCAGGCGGTGCTGCCCCTCTTCTTCGGCGTGACGAAGAAGACGCCGCAGTTCGAGTTCCTGGTGGCCTCCGACATCGTCACGATCCCGGGGCCCGAGGTCATGCCGACGTGCGACGACATCCGCCGGGCGCGGGGGCAGTAG
- a CDS encoding ROK family protein, with product MGGRRDPRAAHPLAACDTGTAADRGIVVGIDLGGTKVAIGLVSRSGDVDRFRSRPTLAADGAGAVVGRLAALVREVVATLPGGMGAVAGVGLATPGIVDGHTGTVRYATPALPGWTGLALGPRLAEILGLPVFVHNDGHAAAVGEWTVGAAAGAADAVVVVLGTGIGGGIIAGGRLLRGHLGSAGRIGHLSVEAGGRRCWCGARGCIEQYASGSAVARDAQAAIDGGGATALRAVRRPLTAADVVRAARRKDRLALGLLSEAGRHLGVALVSVVNMLNPQVIVVGGGLAEAGQLLLGSAEEVLRERLPAPVWASVEVRPSTLGYRAAVAGAGLLAWERLRA from the coding sequence ATGGGCGGTCGGCGCGATCCACGCGCGGCGCATCCCCTGGCAGCGTGCGATACGGGCACCGCAGCGGACCGGGGGATCGTGGTCGGGATTGACCTCGGCGGCACGAAGGTGGCGATCGGTCTCGTGTCTCGCTCTGGGGATGTCGACAGGTTCCGCAGCCGCCCGACGCTGGCCGCGGACGGCGCGGGCGCCGTAGTGGGCCGGCTTGCCGCGCTGGTGCGTGAGGTGGTCGCCACCTTGCCGGGCGGAATGGGAGCCGTGGCGGGTGTCGGGCTGGCCACCCCGGGCATCGTGGACGGCCACACCGGCACGGTGCGCTACGCGACGCCAGCCCTCCCGGGCTGGACGGGCCTGGCGTTGGGGCCGCGTCTCGCCGAGATTCTCGGTCTGCCGGTGTTCGTACACAACGACGGGCACGCGGCGGCGGTCGGCGAATGGACGGTTGGCGCGGCAGCGGGTGCGGCGGACGCTGTCGTGGTCGTCCTCGGCACCGGGATCGGCGGCGGGATCATTGCTGGCGGTCGCCTCCTGCGGGGACACCTGGGCAGTGCAGGCAGGATAGGCCACCTGAGCGTCGAGGCTGGCGGTCGGCGCTGTTGGTGTGGAGCGCGGGGCTGCATCGAGCAGTACGCGTCTGGGTCGGCCGTGGCGCGTGACGCACAGGCCGCCATCGATGGCGGCGGGGCCACGGCGTTGCGTGCGGTGCGGCGGCCGCTGACGGCAGCCGATGTGGTGCGAGCCGCCAGGCGCAAAGACCGGCTGGCCCTTGGGCTCCTGTCCGAGGCCGGACGACACCTGGGTGTGGCGCTGGTGTCAGTGGTGAACATGCTGAACCCACAGGTCATCGTGGTCGGCGGCGGCCTCGCGGAGGCGGGCCAGTTGCTCCTCGGCTCCGCTGAGGAGGTCCTCCGCGAGAGGTTGCCGGCTCCGGTCTGGGCCTCCGTCGAGGTCCGCCCCTCGACCCTGGGGTATCGCGCGGCAGTGGCCGGAGCCGGCCTGCTGGCGTGGGAGCGCCTTCGGGCATGA
- a CDS encoding branched-chain amino acid ABC transporter permease yields the protein MDLTALTSQLLVGLSRAMILFIVSAGLSFVLGVLRVPNVFHGSLYMLGAFVAWTVATRLGEGPGSLWVALLLAPLVVAAVGLVIERTLLARLYQREHLMLILFTFGVMLVLNDLVKLAWGPDYRSVVPPPALQGAVVVAGVAVPRYNLFLLAVGPAVAAALWVFTHRTRVGKIARAAAVDREMVAVLGIDVSRVFALAFLVGCYLAGLGGALVAPTTSITLGMDHTIIIEAFLIVTIGGLGNIWGALVGSLLFGITQSVGLLVWPQFAIVFPYLAVVLVLLVRPTGLLRSVW from the coding sequence GTGGACCTGACAGCCCTCACGAGCCAGCTGCTGGTCGGCCTGAGCCGGGCGATGATCCTCTTCATCGTCTCCGCCGGGCTCAGCTTCGTCCTGGGCGTCCTGCGCGTGCCCAACGTCTTCCACGGGTCGCTGTACATGCTCGGCGCCTTCGTGGCCTGGACGGTGGCGACGCGCCTGGGCGAGGGGCCGGGCAGCCTCTGGGTGGCCCTGCTGCTGGCGCCCCTGGTGGTGGCGGCCGTAGGCCTGGTGATTGAGCGCACGCTGCTGGCACGCCTCTACCAGCGCGAGCACCTGATGCTCATCCTTTTCACCTTCGGGGTCATGCTCGTGCTCAACGACCTGGTGAAGCTCGCCTGGGGGCCCGATTACCGCTCGGTCGTCCCGCCGCCCGCGCTCCAGGGCGCGGTGGTCGTCGCGGGCGTGGCGGTGCCGCGCTACAACCTGTTCCTCCTGGCGGTCGGTCCGGCGGTGGCTGCGGCGCTGTGGGTGTTCACGCACCGCACCCGCGTGGGCAAGATCGCCCGGGCGGCGGCGGTCGACCGCGAGATGGTCGCCGTGCTGGGGATCGACGTGAGCCGGGTGTTCGCCCTGGCCTTCCTGGTGGGGTGCTACCTGGCCGGGCTCGGCGGCGCGCTGGTGGCGCCCACCACCAGCATCACGCTGGGGATGGACCACACGATCATCATCGAGGCGTTCCTCATCGTGACCATTGGGGGGCTGGGCAACATCTGGGGCGCGCTGGTGGGGTCGCTGCTGTTTGGCATCACCCAGTCGGTCGGACTGCTGGTCTGGCCGCAGTTCGCCATCGTCTTCCCCTACCTGGCCGTGGTGCTGGTGCTGCTGGTGCGGCCCACCGGGCTGCTGCGGTCGGTCTGGTGA
- a CDS encoding ABC transporter ATP-binding protein has product MSRLTAGPKIVVSHVTHRFPAEEAERGLALQDVSLTIAPNEFVAVVGRSGCGKTTLLNLIAGLLRPTAGEVRVDGRPVEGPGPDRGMVFQHSALFPWLTAIQNVEFGPRNLGVPPDRRRALARELIDLVRLRGFENRYPRELSGGMKQRVAIARALATDPEILLMDEPFGALDELTRAEMQEELLRIWEARRKTVVFVTHSIMEAIYLSDRVIVLSPHPGRVRKEVPIALPRPRQRSSGAFMAYYEEIHGSIF; this is encoded by the coding sequence ATGAGTCGCTTGACGGCGGGTCCCAAGATCGTCGTGAGCCATGTCACCCACCGGTTCCCCGCGGAGGAGGCCGAGCGGGGGCTGGCTCTCCAGGATGTCAGCCTGACCATCGCGCCCAACGAGTTCGTGGCCGTGGTCGGGCGCAGCGGATGCGGCAAGACGACGCTGCTCAACCTGATCGCGGGGTTGCTGCGGCCCACAGCAGGCGAGGTGCGCGTAGACGGCCGCCCGGTAGAGGGCCCCGGTCCCGATCGCGGCATGGTGTTCCAACACTCGGCGCTTTTCCCGTGGTTGACCGCGATTCAGAACGTAGAATTCGGCCCGCGCAACCTGGGCGTGCCACCGGACCGCCGCCGCGCACTGGCACGGGAGCTCATCGACCTGGTGCGGCTTCGCGGGTTCGAGAACCGGTATCCGCGAGAGCTGTCTGGCGGCATGAAGCAGCGCGTGGCCATCGCCCGGGCGCTCGCCACCGACCCGGAGATCCTCTTGATGGACGAGCCGTTTGGCGCCCTCGACGAGCTCACACGGGCCGAAATGCAGGAAGAGTTGCTCCGCATCTGGGAAGCACGCCGCAAGACAGTGGTCTTCGTGACCCACAGCATCATGGAAGCGATCTACCTGTCGGATCGCGTGATCGTCCTGAGCCCCCACCCGGGCCGGGTCCGCAAGGAAGTGCCCATCGCCCTCCCGCGGCCCCGCCAGCGCTCGTCCGGCGCGTTCATGGCCTACTACGAGGAGATCCATGGCAGCATCTTCTAG
- a CDS encoding Gfo/Idh/MocA family oxidoreductase has translation MTRVGIIGAGRYGRFLIETLRTVEDVTLTAVVGSVEATAQATAARYGIPYWSADYRAMLAQAPVDLVVVASPPYLHAEMAAAALAAGKHVLLEKPPVLTLADCDRLCRLAADAGRVVAVDYHMRFNPLYRAVGRLLATRALGALTRVAVDNLASDEPLAPSHWFWDPARSGGIFVEHGVHFFDVFEQLLGRPAVLLARIYQRPDGPVDRAYCAVEYPGAIFATFCHSFDRPYEIERTVVRLVFDRGVVELHGWVPLRLEGGGATGRRRDPRTGAGPGRRRRAGHRAVRPQPHGQGAHPVPAVDGGAPSDAPRHQGGRLPRRGGRAGRRRARRHRAGPATGRGAGVRDGKPGHCPGVRVPGRPGGRDGPGRSGRARDGVMCRRSTGTT, from the coding sequence ATGACCCGCGTGGGCATCATCGGCGCCGGCCGGTACGGCCGGTTCCTGATCGAGACGCTCCGGACGGTGGAGGACGTGACCCTGACCGCCGTGGTCGGCTCGGTGGAGGCGACGGCGCAGGCCACCGCCGCGCGCTACGGCATCCCCTACTGGAGCGCCGACTACCGGGCGATGCTGGCGCAGGCCCCGGTGGACCTCGTGGTGGTGGCGTCGCCGCCATACCTGCACGCCGAGATGGCCGCGGCGGCGCTTGCCGCCGGCAAGCACGTGCTGCTGGAGAAGCCGCCCGTGCTGACCCTCGCCGACTGCGACCGCCTCTGCCGCCTGGCGGCCGACGCCGGACGGGTGGTGGCTGTCGACTACCACATGCGCTTCAACCCGCTCTACCGCGCGGTCGGCCGCCTGCTTGCCACCCGCGCGCTGGGCGCCCTCACCCGCGTGGCCGTGGACAACCTGGCCAGCGACGAGCCGCTGGCGCCCAGCCACTGGTTCTGGGACCCGGCGCGCTCTGGCGGCATCTTCGTGGAACACGGCGTCCACTTCTTCGACGTCTTCGAGCAGCTGCTGGGGCGCCCCGCGGTGCTCCTGGCGCGCATCTACCAGCGCCCTGACGGGCCGGTCGACCGGGCCTACTGCGCCGTCGAATACCCGGGCGCCATCTTCGCCACGTTCTGCCACTCGTTCGACCGCCCCTACGAGATCGAGCGCACCGTCGTGCGCCTGGTGTTCGACCGCGGGGTCGTGGAGCTGCACGGCTGGGTGCCGCTGCGCCTGGAGGGGGGTGGCGCTACTGGAAGAAGACGAGATCCCCGCACTGGTGCAGGCCCTGGGCGCCGACGCCGTGCGGGCCACCGCGCAGTACGACCGCAACCTCATGGGCAAGGGGCGCACCCTGTTCCGGCCGTGGACGGTGGAGCTCCGTCAGACGCTCCCCGGCACCAAGGAGGACGTCTTCCGCGACGCGGTGGCCGCGCTGGTCGTCGACGTGCTCGACGCCATCGCGCAGGGCCGGCCACCGGCCGTGGCGCTGGAGTCCGCGATGGGAAGCCTGGCCACTGCCCTGGAGTGCGCGTACCAGGCCGCCCAGGCGGTCGCGACGGCCCCGGCAGGTCGGGGCGCGCGCGGGATGGCGTGATGTGCCGACGGTCCACGGGGACGACATGA
- a CDS encoding branched-chain amino acid ABC transporter permease, translated as MLTAAAQERAPSARRPAAWLALAAAVLAAPAVLPPFYVYLGALVLVMGLLAASLNLVLGYGGLYQFHHGVFYGVGAYALALTITRLGWPAWVGILVAPLAAAAAGWAIGVFCVRLTRLYFGMLQISLGSLLWAVALRWYPVTGGDNGIHGIPLPAPLHTLSGAYVFIAVTTGLAFGALWCIVRSPFGATLQAIRDNPQRCQVVGIDVRAHQLLAIVLAAGFAGLAGALYVVLERSVFPTMLFWVLSLEIFVMCLLGGWFTFSGPLVGAALIVVLRAFAGRHTEYWTLILGTILILLIFFMPEGIMGFVGERLRLRASGGAAARRGVAGPDAVGGPARDVTADAGGAAGSGTGRGAPAPAADDAGGAEGARG; from the coding sequence ATGCTGACCGCGGCGGCACAGGAGCGGGCGCCGAGCGCGCGCCGTCCCGCCGCGTGGCTGGCGCTCGCCGCCGCCGTGCTGGCGGCACCGGCGGTGCTGCCGCCCTTCTACGTGTACCTGGGAGCGCTGGTCCTGGTCATGGGGCTGCTGGCCGCCAGCCTCAACCTCGTGCTGGGCTACGGCGGCCTCTACCAGTTCCACCACGGGGTGTTCTACGGTGTGGGCGCGTACGCCCTGGCCCTGACGATCACCCGCCTGGGCTGGCCGGCGTGGGTGGGGATCCTGGTGGCCCCGCTGGCGGCGGCCGCCGCGGGGTGGGCCATCGGCGTGTTCTGCGTGCGTCTGACCCGGCTCTACTTCGGGATGCTGCAGATCTCGCTGGGCTCGCTGCTCTGGGCCGTGGCGCTGCGCTGGTACCCGGTCACCGGCGGCGACAACGGCATCCACGGCATTCCGCTGCCGGCACCCCTGCACACGCTGAGCGGGGCCTACGTCTTCATCGCGGTGACAACGGGGCTGGCGTTTGGGGCGCTGTGGTGCATCGTGCGCTCACCGTTCGGGGCGACCCTGCAGGCCATCCGCGACAACCCCCAGCGCTGCCAGGTGGTGGGGATCGACGTGCGGGCCCATCAGCTGCTGGCCATCGTCCTTGCCGCCGGATTCGCGGGGCTCGCGGGCGCGCTCTACGTGGTCCTGGAGCGGTCGGTCTTCCCCACGATGCTGTTCTGGGTGCTCTCGCTGGAGATCTTCGTCATGTGCCTGCTGGGCGGCTGGTTCACCTTCTCCGGGCCGCTGGTGGGGGCCGCGCTGATCGTCGTGCTGCGCGCGTTCGCCGGACGACACACCGAGTACTGGACGCTGATCCTGGGCACCATCCTCATCCTGTTGATCTTCTTCATGCCCGAGGGGATCATGGGCTTCGTGGGCGAGCGCCTGCGCCTGCGGGCGTCCGGGGGCGCGGCCGCCCGGCGTGGCGTCGCCGGCCCGGACGCTGTGGGTGGTCCGGCCCGGGACGTGACCGCGGATGCCGGCGGGGCGGCCGGCAGCGGGACGGGACGCGGGGCGCCTGCGCCGGCGGCGGACGACGCGGGCGGAGCGGAGGGTGCCCGTGGCTGA